The genomic stretch GTTTTTAGTTATGTCTTTCGGACTAACTACCATGACAGCTATCTTCATGGACATGATGAACAGAGTCTTTCATGATATCTAGATTAGTTCACCGTGGTCTTCATTGATGATATCTCGATCTACTCAAAGACGTCGGAGGAGCACGAGAAGCATCTACGGAAGGCACTAGAGAGGCTTCGAAGGGAGCAGCTCTATCCTAATTTTGAGAAGTGCGAGTTTTGGTTGGACAGCGTCTCTTTCCTTGGAGATGTGATTTCCAGAGAAGGTGTAGTAGTTAACCCGGAGAAGGTCAAGGCAATGGTGGAGTGGACTAGGCCAACCAGCGTATTCAAGATCCGTAGTTTCTTAGGGCTCGCTAGTTATTATCGACGCTTCATTGAGGGTTTCTCTAAGCTATCAGGACCACTCACTGCTTGGAAGAGGAAGAACGCTCACTATGTTTGGATGGACGAGTGTGAGAAGAGTTTTCAAGAGCTCAAGAGGCGCTTGATAACTGCTCCCGTATTGGCATTACCAACAGGATCTGGTAATTTCGTAGTATATAGCGACGCCTCTAAGAAGGGATTAGGGTGCGTGCTTATGCAGAATGGCAATGTTATTGTCTACGCTTCAATTCCAACTGAAGACCTACTAGCATAGTAACCTTACACACAACTTGGAGATCTAGAGGCACTACTTGTATGGCAAGAAATGCGAGATCAACACGGACCACAAGAGCTTGAAATACTTCTTTACTCAGAAACAGCTCAACATAAGACAAAGAAGGTGGTTGGAGCTGATCAAGAATTATGATTGTGAGATCAATTATCATCCTGGCAAGGCTAATATTGTAGCAGACGCGTTGAGTAGGAAATCAACGGTGAGCTTGCCGCTCTTGGAATTTCCCAACCTCAGTTGATCGAGGAATTCGCAAGGATGGGACTAGAAAGCAAGggac from Corylus avellana chromosome ca1, CavTom2PMs-1.0 encodes the following:
- the LOC132167578 gene encoding uncharacterized mitochondrial protein AtMg00860-like, with the protein product MRMCINYRELNKVTIKNKSPLPRIEDLLDQLQGVLLFSKIDLHSGYHQFTVVFIDDISIYSKTSEEHEKHLRKALERLRREQLYPNFEKCEFWLDSVSFLGDVISREGVVVNPEKVKAMVEWTRPTSVFKIRSFLGLASYYRRFIEGFSKLSGPLTAWKRKNAHYVWMDECEKSFQELKRRLITAPVLALPTGSGNFVVYSDASKKGLGCVLMQNGNVIVYASIPTEDLLA